A genome region from Pyrenophora tritici-repentis strain M4 chromosome 9, whole genome shotgun sequence includes the following:
- a CDS encoding ChAPs domain containing protein, which yields MVTSPAVPEIYEDELHSAIEARSESLQTLRELGPPDLVHLIKQPIKNATKQIGVYHHVCGIDASSSASLAAYINTLTYSAHDKQNKVVSGLYCCYNAFSRLDMRVQVYIPGTVESYCIDERGDKRVATDELWLETYLCSVLRAYSYADDGSGDTIKKIVGVRRFNPITSTESEHRFLDAAERLFFNGWQLGSDPEIQVPNLVSNHLTTGLLNYIHTTGRYTSGINLFEKLRTRDPEISSLLARVYIEADEEVQAVQLLHEAIHDLPMDYSLLDCQAEFCNKKGRGDLALEIAKRSVVSAPSEFGTWARLAEIYVSLEQWDLALLTLNSCPMFTYQDKDAPRMPEPQRVFLPVMPEAMCDEIEDSNMDDMELVHPTLRKLHAAGFKGTFLKAYILLTEITKKIGWDQLLKIRSQVFVMEEEYRHEKTTQQPHSRSASTTALRSPSPNTIAQQTNGNEHGEVEERLSTEESDAQNGESSNAAEAAADLEKPGHTVASEVVKAGSEDPHAHDAANHSNPSQPNYTHFQNKRLCERWLDNLFMVLYEDLRVYTIWRTEMAQYRQQQLLYKKSSEEWEILGELAERLHHTEEAVEAYENCLQIKFSPKAMRGVLKLGEQRKQVRDVTAALIRLVTWQYRWYSEFSPNLLYTIRKLIEEEGAVKIRSIIQGTSLPQHVLDLTHQYAALCAAFRSSGSDG from the exons ATGGTCACATCGCCAGCTGTCCCCGA AATCTACGAGGATGAGCTTCACTCTGCCATCGAAGCGCGCTCGGAATCACTGCAAACACTACGAGAATTAGGCCCGCCAGATCTCGTCCACCTCATAAAACAGCCCATCAAGAATGCGACCAAACAG ATTGGCGTGTACCACCATGTCTGCGGCATAGACGCATCCTCCTCTGCCAGCTTGGCTGCATATATCAACACACTCACATACTCTGCGCATGACAAACAGAACAAGGTCGTGTCTGGTCTATACTG CTGTTACAATGCCTTCTCACGGCTGGACATGCGCGTCCAAGTATACATCCCGGGAACAGTAGAGAGTTACTGTATCGATGAGCGCGGAGATAAGCGAGTCGCTACCGACGAATTGTGGCTAGAGACATACCTCTGCAGCGTGTTGCGGGCATATTCCTACGCCGACGATGGCTCGGGCGACACAATCAAGAAGATTGTGGGTGTGCGGCGGTTCAACCCTATTACGAGCACAGAGAGCGAGCACAGGTTCTTGGATGCGGCAGAGCGGCTGTTCTTCAACG GCTGGCAGTTAGGATCCGATCCTGAGATTCAAGTCCCCAATCTCGTCTCAAATCACCTAACTACAGGCCTACTCAACTACATTCATACCACCGGAAGATATACTTCTGGTATCAATCTGTTTGAGAAACTGCGGACACGCGATCCCGAGATCTCATCGCTCCTGGCCCGCGTCTACATCGAAGCAGATGAGGAGGTTCAAGCTGTACAACTACTACACGAAGCGATACATGACCTGCCTATGGACTACTCGCTCCTCGACTGTCAAGCAGAATTTTGCAACAAAAAGGGGCGTGGTGATCTTGCTCTGGAGATTGCCAAGCGGAGTGTAGTTTCTGCACCCAGTGAGTTTGGCACTTGGGCACGTTTGGCTGAGATATACGTAAGCCTCGAGCAATGGGATCTTGCTCTATTGACACTAAACTCATGTCCCATGTTCACATATCAAGACAAGGACGCACCCAGGATGCCAGAGCCCCAGCGAGTCTTCTTACCGGTCATGCCCGAAGCCATGTGCGACGAGATAGAAGACTCCAATATGGACGACATGGAGCTCGTACATCCAACTCTGCGGAAATTACATGCTGCGGGTTTCAAAGGTACCTTCCTGAAGGCCTACATCTTGCTCACTGAAATCACAAAGAAAATTGGATGGGATCAGCTGCTCAAGATAAGGAGTCAAGTTTTCGTCATGGAGGAAGAATACCGCCACGAAAAGACGACGCAGCAACCGCATTCTCGCAGCGCCAGCACTACAGCCCTTCGCTCTCCATCTCCCAACACGATCGCTCAACAGACAAACGGCAACGAACACGGCGAAGTGGAAGAGCGCCTCTCCACTGAAGAATCCGACGCGCAGAATGGAGAGTCCTCTAATGCCGCCGAAGCAGCAGCTGATCTCGAAAAGCCTGGTCATACGGTAGCCTCTGAAGTCGTAAAAGCTGGCAGTGAAGATCCCCACGCCCACGACGCTGCAAACCATTCCAACCCATCTCAGCCGAACTATACACATTTCCAGAATAAGCGCCTCTGCGAACGCTGGCTCGATAATCTCTTCATGGTCCTGTACGAGGATCTGCGCGTGTACACGATATGGCGTACCGAAATGGCGCAATACCGTCAGCAGCAGTTGCTGTATAAAAAGAGCAGCGAGGAGTGGGAGATTCTGGGCGAACTTGCTGAGAGGCTACATCATACTGAGGAAGCCGTGGAGGCGTATGAGAACTGTCTGCAAATCAAGTTCTCTCCGAAGGCGATGAGGGGTGTTCTCAAATTGGGCGAGCAGAGGAAACAGGTCCGAGATGTAACGGCAGCCTTGATTCGTCTGGTCACCTGGCAGTATCGGTGGTACTCCGAG TTCTCACCGAACCTCCTTTATACGATTCGCAAACTCATCGAAGAGGAGGGCGCCGTCAAGATCCGCAGCATCATCCAGGGTACCTCGCTGCCCCAACATGTCCTTGATCTTACACATCAGTATGCAGCACTATGTGCTGCGTTCAGGAGCAGCGGAAGTGATGGTTAG